A section of the Ignisphaera sp. genome encodes:
- a CDS encoding proton-conducting transporter membrane subunit produces MISLFDTIYGIVPPLLISLAFVTPFLGLFIKNKKFFTIYIIVITMITLVMTCLVAYNIFSRNTVAIYPFGGWPPPIGIAYTIDKLNASLALLATLIILLSAISTKSYLSRYKKSSTLSYMYTALIGFTAGAIGALYTGDIFNLFVMMEVMCISLYVLIAFHRTRSEAIEASIKYSLVSIIALIIYFFSTILIYSGYQTLNMADLATKARPIILDILKMYSIDMLSSSYYSDIYIITPIAIALIIWVFTLESALFPNHFWLPDAISEAPTPVSAILPIAEMVSIYVVIRYLFTIFGPDSILAENNVRNIVLYILLILGIIASIVGSIMMTLQKDSKRLLGYSSVSHIGFIYIAIGLTAFTSEPTIPLVASIFHMINYVISSSLLFLAIGAIESVIGSRNIDDMAGLGRSAKLAGFSIVIGVLNLIGLPPLGGFFSKFMIYQAALTVSQPIIALLIVVATAISVMGYAKLLLIPFGINSEKNIKESYSFSVPSFILALMIILLGLMLPIGLNKYLEDIAKSAHEYVYYVESFLKYMVTLWPR; encoded by the coding sequence ATGATTTCGTTGTTCGATACCATCTATGGTATAGTTCCACCTCTACTTATATCTCTGGCTTTTGTGACCCCGTTTTTAGGTCTCTTTATAAAGAATAAAAAGTTTTTCACGATATACATCATAGTTATAACAATGATAACATTAGTAATGACGTGTCTAGTAGCCTACAACATATTTTCTAGAAATACTGTAGCTATCTATCCTTTTGGTGGATGGCCTCCACCTATAGGCATAGCTTATACTATAGATAAGCTTAATGCATCATTAGCGCTACTGGCTACATTAATAATATTACTTTCAGCAATATCAACAAAGAGTTACCTAAGTAGATACAAAAAATCTTCAACTCTTTCATATATGTACACAGCTCTAATAGGGTTTACAGCAGGCGCTATAGGGGCTCTGTATACTGGTGATATATTCAATCTTTTCGTAATGATGGAGGTTATGTGTATATCCCTATATGTTCTAATAGCTTTTCATAGAACTAGATCAGAAGCTATTGAAGCATCAATAAAGTATTCACTTGTCAGTATAATTGCGCTTATCATCTACTTCTTCTCGACAATACTAATATATAGTGGCTACCAAACGTTAAACATGGCTGATTTAGCCACAAAGGCTAGACCAATCATACTTGATATACTTAAAATGTATTCTATCGATATGCTTAGTAGTAGCTATTACTCCGATATATACATTATCACACCCATAGCTATAGCACTAATAATCTGGGTCTTCACTTTGGAATCTGCTTTATTCCCTAACCATTTCTGGTTACCAGATGCTATAAGTGAAGCACCTACACCAGTTTCAGCTATTCTTCCTATAGCAGAAATGGTTTCTATATACGTCGTTATTCGTTACCTCTTTACAATATTTGGACCAGACTCTATTTTAGCTGAAAACAATGTGAGAAATATAGTACTTTACATCCTATTGATATTAGGAATCATTGCTTCGATAGTTGGAAGCATTATGATGACATTACAGAAGGATTCAAAACGACTTTTAGGATATAGCTCTGTGAGTCATATAGGGTTCATATACATTGCCATAGGCTTAACAGCATTTACATCAGAACCCACAATACCTCTTGTTGCCTCTATATTCCATATGATTAACTATGTCATATCGAGTTCATTACTATTCTTGGCTATAGGTGCTATAGAGAGCGTTATTGGTAGTCGAAACATCGATGATATGGCAGGTCTAGGTAGAAGCGCTAAACTTGCCGGATTTAGTATTGTAATTGGTGTTCTTAATTTAATAGGTTTACCACCTCTAGGAGGATTCTTCAGCAAATTCATGATATATCAAGCTGCATTAACTGTTTCACAACCAATAATAGCTCTTCTCATTGTCGTAGCTACAGCTATAAGTGTTATGGGTTACGCAAAACTACTCCTCATACCATTTGGTATAAATAGTGAAAAGAACATAAAGGAAAGTTACAGCTTCTCAGTACCTAGCTTCATATTAGCATTAATGATTATATTGCTAGGTCTGATGCTTCCAATAGGATTGAACAAATATCTAGAGGATATCGCTAAATCAGCACATGAATATGTATACTACGTTGAATCATTTCTTAAGTACATGGTTACATTATGGCCTAGGTGA
- a CDS encoding complex I subunit 1 family protein: MINEYLYILFVVMVFPGLLFMVAIALFSEWFYRKVVARMQNRMGPAYTGPIGILQPLADILKLLLVKEVKKQRYSSLMLAEVGMSIAIASIVASVFMLPISPLRFSAPYDIIVLLYLYAVWHFIGLAIAVLAYPNPFVIAGLSRLIALTVVIEPAIFSSILVPAILTSTNCSPTYSVLCISANSWRLWLNSPLAFISMLLALLSIIIATQAKLGLKPFDIPEAEQELIAGHITEYSGSILALYNLLHDIKLAFSALLITYLFLGGPYPYRHLSIAGITLLVIKYVAVLYTLSLLRASFGRRRIDQGIVMIMKYSLMPSIAALLISLITLII; this comes from the coding sequence ATGATCAATGAATATCTGTACATACTATTTGTAGTGATGGTGTTTCCCGGACTACTTTTTATGGTAGCTATAGCTCTATTTAGTGAATGGTTTTATAGAAAAGTTGTTGCTAGAATGCAGAATAGAATGGGTCCTGCATATACAGGACCTATAGGGATTCTACAGCCTTTAGCAGACATCCTGAAGCTTCTCTTAGTTAAGGAAGTTAAGAAACAGCGCTACTCATCATTAATGTTGGCAGAAGTGGGTATGTCTATAGCTATAGCATCTATCGTAGCTTCGGTATTTATGTTACCTATATCACCTCTACGTTTTTCAGCTCCTTACGATATAATTGTACTATTATATCTCTATGCTGTATGGCACTTCATAGGCTTAGCCATAGCTGTATTAGCGTATCCCAATCCTTTCGTTATAGCAGGATTGTCAAGATTAATAGCTCTAACAGTAGTTATAGAGCCAGCAATATTTTCCTCTATACTTGTTCCCGCTATACTTACATCAACCAATTGTTCACCAACATATTCAGTCCTATGCATATCAGCAAATTCATGGAGATTGTGGCTTAACTCACCTCTAGCATTCATATCCATGCTCTTAGCCCTACTATCAATTATTATAGCTACCCAAGCTAAACTAGGATTGAAACCTTTTGATATTCCAGAAGCTGAACAAGAGCTTATAGCTGGACATATAACTGAATATTCAGGTAGTATTCTAGCTCTCTACAATCTATTACATGATATTAAGCTAGCTTTTTCAGCACTTTTAATAACCTATCTATTCCTAGGAGGTCCCTACCCATACAGACATCTAAGTATAGCAGGTATAACACTTCTCGTAATCAAATACGTAGCCGTTCTATATACACTCTCATTATTACGAGCATCTTTTGGACGTAGAAGAATAGATCAAGGTATAGTAATGATCATGAAATACAGCTTAATGCCCTCCATAGCAGCTCTACTTATCAGCCTCATTACCCTAATCATATAG
- a CDS encoding DUF2148 domain-containing protein → MLNLDNIKREVIVYVAKLMAISALTAPKARGYDNIVIKILDDVEEIEYLANKMEELSSTYGDFFKRDAQSIRKSLAVILIGCKIVDMGLKTPQKWNLDANVVNSLINLGIAIGSAVKTASIHNVDNRVMFSAGIAAQELGLIEGDIVYAIPLTALAKNPYFDRVFKT, encoded by the coding sequence GTGCTAAATCTAGATAATATCAAAAGAGAGGTTATAGTATATGTTGCTAAACTCATGGCTATATCAGCATTAACAGCACCAAAAGCCAGAGGTTACGACAATATAGTGATAAAGATACTTGATGATGTAGAGGAGATAGAGTATCTAGCGAATAAGATGGAGGAATTATCATCAACATACGGAGATTTCTTTAAAAGAGATGCTCAAAGCATTAGGAAAAGCTTAGCAGTAATACTGATAGGGTGCAAAATCGTTGATATGGGTCTAAAAACTCCACAAAAATGGAACCTGGATGCCAATGTAGTGAACAGCTTGATAAATCTAGGTATAGCTATAGGTTCAGCAGTAAAGACAGCATCTATACATAATGTAGATAATAGAGTTATGTTTAGTGCTGGTATAGCGGCACAAGAGTTAGGGCTTATTGAAGGTGATATAGTGTATGCTATACCTCTAACAGCGTTAGCCAAGAATCCATATTTCGATAGAGTTTTTAAAACATAG
- a CDS encoding FprA family A-type flavoprotein produces MVLGPVAISDNVYWIGVDDEIKELFESLWPLPFGISYNAYAVIGSDAAALIDTVDERYTYEYLGKVKEVVKDFDRIRYIVINHLEPDHHGATPHVLDIMPQTKVVTTPIGSKILKSIYRIPEGRIHVVKDSDRITLGGRTLRFIYTPWLHWPETMVTYIEEDRILFSCDAFGSYGALRTDIFDDELDMDFYLEEARRYFSNIVIKYAKNVIEALEKLKNLEIKVLAPSHGPIYRSNINRIIELYRKWSKPELEKDRAVLVYGSMYGRSETIVEKISRELGNAGIKLIVHDVSLSHTSYILSDVVEAYVVIAVYPSYDSGIFPYMENLMSLFQLKQAGKGRSIAIVNTYSWTPTARYAVDLATKAGFKIIEPVVETKSIPDPDELKKLETLVQNILKEIRT; encoded by the coding sequence ATGGTTTTAGGACCTGTAGCTATTTCAGATAATGTCTATTGGATTGGTGTAGATGATGAAATTAAAGAGCTTTTTGAATCGCTTTGGCCTCTACCATTCGGTATATCGTATAATGCTTATGCGGTAATAGGTAGTGACGCTGCTGCACTTATTGATACAGTTGATGAGAGATATACGTATGAGTATCTAGGTAAGGTTAAAGAAGTTGTTAAAGATTTTGATAGAATTCGATACATAGTTATTAACCATTTAGAGCCAGATCACCATGGAGCTACACCCCATGTTCTAGACATTATGCCTCAAACAAAGGTTGTGACAACACCTATTGGTAGCAAGATTCTAAAATCTATCTATAGGATACCAGAAGGTAGAATACATGTTGTTAAAGATAGTGATAGAATTACCTTAGGCGGAAGGACCCTAAGGTTTATATACACTCCGTGGCTTCATTGGCCTGAAACTATGGTTACCTATATTGAAGAAGACAGGATACTGTTTTCATGTGATGCCTTTGGTAGTTATGGAGCTTTACGTACAGATATATTTGATGATGAACTTGATATGGATTTCTATCTAGAGGAAGCCAGAAGGTATTTCTCAAACATAGTTATCAAGTACGCTAAAAACGTTATAGAGGCTCTAGAGAAACTGAAAAACCTAGAAATAAAGGTTTTAGCTCCATCACACGGTCCTATATATAGATCTAACATTAATAGAATTATAGAACTTTATAGAAAGTGGTCTAAACCTGAGCTAGAGAAAGATAGAGCAGTCTTAGTCTATGGATCGATGTACGGAAGAAGTGAGACAATTGTTGAGAAAATATCTAGAGAATTAGGTAATGCAGGGATTAAGCTAATAGTTCATGATGTATCGTTATCTCATACATCCTATATATTGTCTGATGTTGTTGAAGCTTATGTTGTAATCGCTGTCTATCCGTCTTATGATTCAGGTATATTTCCATACATGGAGAATTTGATGTCTCTATTTCAGTTGAAACAGGCTGGTAAAGGAAGGAGTATAGCTATAGTCAATACGTATTCATGGACTCCAACAGCTAGATACGCAGTAGATTTAGCAACAAAAGCTGGGTTCAAGATTATAGAGCCTGTAGTTGAAACAAAATCTATTCCAGATCCAGATGAATTGAAAAAGCTAGAGACACTCGTACAGAATATTCTGAAAGAAATAAGAACATAA
- a CDS encoding DEAD/DEAH box helicase, producing MDIPEPIASGLREKGIKSFTPPQAEALRKGLLDMNNMVIVAPTASGKTLIGEIALIAATKNGKGIYTTPLKALAYEKYSEFKFWERYGIKVGISVGDYIVTQEEIENLGRFDLIVTTYERLDSIMRKRPRWFDNVRTIVIDEMHMLGDAGRGHIVEMIAMRAKMLGIQIVALSATIGNPDEIAKWLNAILIKSDWRPVKLYEVIAYKNRGEKTWTMLIPREVAYGLATITVDDLTNYWLQKAVSEGFNVLEFKYSRKAVEELAYTYAPVLCKSLPDYELRELDVLAKKLKDQLHDFEYEKLYPLIRCGASYHHAGLSFNARQFIEKAFRERLLRYLAATPTLAMGVNLPARVAIINTRYFSEKYMKRISILEYKQLSGRAGRPQYDPYGIVVIGKDVTSLSEAKKYIEGTPEAVGSSLWNDDALRKHVLASISSGETTTLGDLVKFFSMSFNAVNMNSITIEEKLRKTVTMLEELAMIRSRKTGTEVTFTPTNLGMATSWLYIDPVSSFIIIDGLKDREDVPPLYYLSLIGMTPDFADVHIAKQAYEWFEELVTDLEIRGEVPPQSLEYRAKDPNVNWFRGCIIGLILRDWIEEVPERVIVERYGIELGDLGVIKETGEWLVFSAYIITRTARLKRHSDKLEVLIDRVRHGVREDVLDLVKLKYIGRVRARILVNNGIRNVKDIIEKRELLIKLLGEGWGKKILEELENIYTNDVSSKER from the coding sequence ATGGATATCCCTGAGCCTATAGCTAGTGGACTAAGAGAAAAAGGAATAAAGAGTTTCACACCTCCACAAGCCGAGGCTTTAAGAAAAGGTCTTCTCGATATGAATAATATGGTCATTGTAGCACCTACTGCTAGCGGTAAGACTCTTATTGGTGAAATAGCTCTAATTGCTGCTACAAAAAATGGAAAAGGCATCTATACAACACCACTAAAAGCTCTAGCTTATGAAAAGTATAGTGAATTCAAATTTTGGGAACGATATGGTATAAAGGTTGGTATATCTGTTGGAGATTACATCGTTACTCAAGAAGAGATAGAGAACTTAGGTAGATTCGACCTAATTGTTACTACCTATGAACGTCTAGACTCTATTATGAGGAAAAGACCTAGATGGTTTGATAATGTAAGAACCATAGTCATAGATGAAATGCATATGCTTGGGGATGCTGGTAGAGGACATATAGTTGAGATGATAGCCATGAGGGCTAAAATGCTAGGAATACAGATAGTGGCTTTATCGGCAACTATAGGCAATCCTGATGAGATAGCTAAATGGCTTAATGCTATTCTCATTAAATCTGATTGGAGACCTGTGAAGCTTTACGAGGTTATAGCTTATAAGAATAGAGGTGAAAAAACTTGGACCATGCTCATACCTAGAGAAGTAGCTTATGGTCTAGCCACTATAACTGTCGATGATTTAACTAATTACTGGTTGCAAAAAGCTGTTAGTGAAGGTTTTAATGTGTTAGAGTTCAAATATTCTAGAAAAGCAGTTGAAGAATTAGCTTATACATATGCTCCCGTATTGTGCAAATCCCTACCAGATTATGAACTACGAGAACTAGATGTTTTAGCAAAAAAACTCAAAGATCAGCTCCATGATTTTGAGTACGAAAAACTATATCCGTTAATACGTTGTGGAGCATCTTATCATCACGCTGGTTTATCGTTTAACGCTAGACAATTCATAGAAAAGGCATTTAGAGAAAGACTACTAAGGTATCTAGCTGCTACACCAACATTAGCCATGGGTGTTAATCTGCCCGCTAGAGTAGCGATCATAAACACCAGATACTTTAGCGAGAAATACATGAAGAGGATCAGTATATTAGAATACAAACAGCTTTCGGGTCGTGCTGGAAGACCTCAGTATGATCCCTACGGTATAGTTGTGATAGGTAAAGACGTGACATCTCTATCTGAAGCCAAAAAATATATCGAGGGTACACCAGAAGCTGTAGGTTCAAGTCTATGGAATGATGATGCTTTGCGAAAACACGTTCTCGCTTCAATATCGTCAGGAGAAACAACAACATTAGGGGATCTTGTCAAGTTTTTTAGTATGTCGTTCAATGCAGTAAATATGAATTCAATAACCATAGAAGAAAAATTAAGAAAGACAGTAACTATGCTAGAAGAGCTTGCAATGATTAGATCACGAAAGACCGGAACAGAAGTAACATTCACACCTACAAACTTAGGTATGGCAACATCGTGGCTCTACATAGACCCTGTCTCAAGTTTCATAATAATAGATGGACTAAAAGACAGAGAAGATGTACCTCCTCTATACTATCTTTCGCTCATAGGTATGACTCCTGATTTTGCTGATGTACATATAGCTAAACAGGCATATGAATGGTTCGAAGAACTTGTAACAGATCTTGAAATAAGGGGAGAGGTTCCGCCACAATCTCTAGAGTATAGAGCAAAAGACCCTAATGTAAATTGGTTTAGAGGATGTATAATTGGATTGATATTAAGGGATTGGATAGAAGAGGTTCCCGAGAGAGTTATTGTTGAGCGATATGGTATAGAACTTGGTGATCTCGGAGTTATCAAAGAAACTGGTGAATGGCTTGTATTTTCAGCATACATTATTACGAGAACTGCGAGATTAAAGAGACACAGCGATAAGCTTGAAGTACTAATTGATAGAGTGAGACACGGAGTCCGAGAGGATGTTCTGGATTTAGTCAAGCTCAAGTACATAGGTAGAGTCAGAGCTAGAATTCTCGTTAATAATGGTATAAGAAACGTTAAGGATATAATCGAGAAGCGTGAGCTTCTGATAAAGCTTCTAGGTGAGGGATGGGGTAAAAAGATTTTGGAAGAATTAGAGAATATCTATACTAATGATGTAAGCAGTAAAGAGAGATAA
- a CDS encoding aminotransferase class I/II-fold pyridoxal phosphate-dependent enzyme, whose product MFIAPTQIRYVYEEPPNEAIRLHLNECLYNVPDFVVEAVTKYLKSCNLYPNKSLFDRLRELLAEYTKTNKDNVYPFVGGDGALRSIFYNLVNQGNKVLYIDPTFAMIKVYAEARGLVSVTVNSYEDGDWWRVDTDALIEKSRNVNLAVIVDPNNPTGGPVVHAKENVVEALAKNVNGYVVFDEAYHEYAGYTVVPYIDRYPNIIVVRSLSKAFCLAGFRLGYIVADKNVIERISAIHTTFDIPTPSLVAGISALENRWHMEKVVNNIKEIRNYLYEKFKTLNLKVYRSLTNFLLIRDKRDLSSILRKHGIYIKKVGEDLYRLTIPPPELCSKILYVIGREL is encoded by the coding sequence ATGTTTATTGCACCAACACAAATCCGCTATGTGTATGAAGAGCCTCCAAATGAAGCCATAAGGTTGCATCTCAATGAATGTTTATACAATGTACCTGATTTTGTAGTAGAGGCTGTTACAAAATATCTAAAGAGCTGTAATCTATACCCAAATAAGAGCCTCTTTGATAGATTAAGAGAACTTCTAGCTGAATACACCAAAACTAATAAAGACAATGTCTATCCATTTGTTGGAGGCGATGGTGCCTTAAGATCTATTTTCTATAACTTAGTTAACCAAGGTAACAAGGTTCTATACATAGATCCAACATTCGCTATGATAAAGGTATATGCAGAAGCAAGAGGATTAGTAAGCGTAACTGTTAACAGTTATGAAGATGGTGATTGGTGGAGAGTAGATACTGATGCTCTAATAGAGAAATCTAGAAATGTAAACCTAGCCGTAATAGTTGATCCTAATAATCCTACTGGTGGTCCTGTGGTACACGCTAAAGAGAATGTAGTTGAAGCCTTAGCAAAGAATGTTAATGGTTATGTTGTGTTCGATGAAGCATATCATGAATATGCAGGTTATACTGTAGTCCCCTATATAGATCGATACCCAAACATTATAGTTGTTAGAAGCCTTAGCAAAGCTTTCTGTTTAGCCGGCTTCAGACTTGGCTATATCGTGGCAGACAAAAATGTTATAGAAAGGATATCAGCGATACACACGACCTTCGATATACCTACACCATCACTTGTAGCAGGTATAAGCGCATTAGAAAATAGGTGGCATATGGAGAAGGTGGTGAATAATATAAAGGAGATACGAAACTACCTCTATGAAAAATTCAAAACCCTGAATCTGAAGGTTTATAGATCTTTAACGAATTTCCTACTAATCAGAGATAAAAGAGATCTTAGTAGTATTCTGCGAAAACATGGTATATACATTAAGAAAGTTGGTGAAGATCTATATAGACTAACAATACCGCCACCAGAGCTATGTAGCAAGATATTATACGTTATAGGTAGAGAGTTATGA
- the hisG gene encoding ATP phosphoribosyltransferase: MKIAIPNKGRLQEPSLKLLQAIGIKPKVFDERALVIPTNWSDVELVAVRTEDIPYIVESGGAELGITGHDYVVESEADVEELVKLDFGEASIVFAVPSSWNIQDASQIRDKSIRIATKYYNIASKYIREQNLKAKIVRVSGATEVMPYLGAADAVIDVASSGTTLRIHGLEPIDTVLQTYATLIAGKNWRNSRYAEMIKLIVTLVQGVINAKGKKMVFMNVPNNRLNDVLSVLPAMLAPAVTKLSKADAWEVITVINEDDIPIVVTKSISKGARDIVVLDIEKVIS, from the coding sequence ATGAAGATAGCTATACCTAATAAAGGTAGACTTCAAGAACCATCGCTAAAACTTCTTCAAGCAATAGGAATAAAGCCTAAAGTGTTTGATGAAAGAGCTTTAGTCATTCCAACTAATTGGAGTGATGTAGAGCTTGTAGCAGTAAGAACAGAAGATATACCATATATTGTTGAAAGTGGAGGAGCTGAACTAGGCATAACAGGTCATGACTATGTTGTGGAATCTGAAGCAGATGTTGAAGAGCTAGTGAAGCTCGATTTCGGTGAAGCAAGTATAGTGTTTGCCGTACCAAGTAGCTGGAATATACAAGATGCATCTCAGATTAGGGATAAAAGTATAAGGATTGCAACCAAGTACTACAATATCGCTTCTAAATATATCAGAGAACAGAATCTAAAGGCAAAAATAGTAAGAGTTAGTGGAGCTACAGAAGTTATGCCATATCTAGGTGCAGCTGACGCAGTTATAGACGTTGCTAGTAGTGGTACAACACTTCGTATCCATGGTCTAGAGCCTATAGATACTGTGTTACAGACATATGCAACACTTATTGCTGGTAAGAACTGGCGAAATAGTCGTTACGCTGAGATGATAAAGCTTATTGTAACACTTGTCCAGGGAGTTATAAACGCCAAAGGGAAGAAGATGGTCTTCATGAATGTTCCTAACAATAGACTCAATGATGTGCTTAGCGTTCTCCCAGCGATGTTGGCTCCGGCTGTAACGAAATTAAGTAAGGCTGATGCTTGGGAGGTCATAACGGTAATTAATGAAGATGATATCCCTATTGTAGTAACTAAATCTATATCTAAAGGAGCTAGAGATATAGTTGTACTAGATATCGAAAAGGTGATATCTTGA
- the hisA gene encoding 1-(5-phosphoribosyl)-5-((5-phosphoribosylamino)methylideneamino)imidazole-4-carboxamide isomerase — translation MIKVMPSIDISDGRAVKRVKGVRGTGIVIGDPIKVAEELYSNGYEAVHVVDLDAAEGVGDNSHLISNISSIGFSWIQVGGGIRSLTKVYRVLGYGASAVVISSLFFRNRSEFNHIINNVGGDKVILTLDYRSDGYVYVSGWNEKAIEIDKAIEIASQYPLLGIMFTYIDTEGTMSGIDSNIAKYVSKVKGLKEYAGGISKYEDILLLNSMGFDYAIVGMALFRGFLRGVKND, via the coding sequence TTGATTAAGGTTATGCCCAGCATAGATATAAGTGATGGCAGGGCTGTGAAACGTGTTAAAGGTGTTAGGGGTACCGGTATAGTTATTGGCGATCCTATTAAAGTTGCTGAAGAACTGTATAGCAATGGATATGAAGCAGTACATGTAGTAGATCTAGATGCTGCAGAAGGAGTGGGAGATAATAGTCATTTAATAAGCAATATATCGTCTATAGGATTTAGTTGGATTCAAGTTGGAGGTGGCATAAGAAGTTTAACTAAAGTTTATAGAGTTCTTGGATATGGTGCTTCAGCTGTCGTAATATCTTCGTTATTCTTTAGAAATAGAAGTGAGTTTAACCATATAATCAACAATGTTGGTGGTGATAAAGTCATTCTTACACTAGATTACAGATCTGATGGATACGTGTATGTTTCTGGATGGAACGAGAAGGCAATAGAAATTGATAAAGCAATAGAAATTGCTTCGCAATATCCTTTACTAGGTATAATGTTTACCTATATAGATACTGAAGGAACTATGAGTGGAATAGATAGTAATATAGCTAAATATGTATCAAAGGTTAAAGGGCTGAAAGAATATGCTGGAGGTATCTCGAAATACGAAGATATATTGTTGCTGAACTCTATGGGTTTTGATTACGCTATAGTCGGTATGGCTCTCTTCAGAGGCTTTCTTAGGGGTGTAAAAAATGACTAG
- the hisB gene encoding imidazoleglycerol-phosphate dehydratase (catalyzes the dehydration of D-erythro-1-(imidazol-4-yl)glycerol 3-phosphate to 3-(imidazol-4-yl)-2-oxopropyl phosphate in histidine biosynthesis): protein MTRQCRYSRETLETFTEVYIDIDSEGEIRIDTPIPFLNHMLETLFKHMNSSATIKTVDKKPYDDHHIVEDTAIAIGEALAKCIEDKSGIKRYSHVVVPMDDALILVAVDISGRGGSYIDLDLEKTVIGGMSTENVNHFIDTLATRSKITIHVLKIRGHNIHHIIEAVFKGLGLALHDATRIIGSGIRSTKGVI from the coding sequence ATGACTAGGCAGTGTAGATATTCAAGGGAGACACTAGAAACTTTTACAGAAGTCTATATAGATATAGACTCAGAGGGAGAGATCAGGATTGATACACCTATACCGTTTCTAAACCATATGCTTGAAACATTATTCAAACACATGAATTCCTCTGCAACCATTAAAACTGTTGATAAAAAGCCTTACGATGATCACCACATTGTGGAAGATACAGCCATAGCTATAGGTGAAGCTTTGGCCAAATGTATAGAAGATAAATCAGGTATAAAGAGATATTCACATGTTGTTGTACCAATGGACGATGCCTTGATTCTTGTAGCAGTTGATATATCTGGAAGAGGTGGTAGTTATATAGATCTAGATTTAGAGAAAACAGTTATAGGTGGAATGAGTACTGAAAATGTTAATCACTTCATAGATACATTGGCCACCCGATCAAAGATAACTATACATGTTCTAAAGATTAGAGGTCACAATATACACCACATTATAGAGGCTGTGTTTAAGGGATTAGGTCTAGCTCTACATGATGCTACACGAATCATTGGTAGCGGTATCAGGAGTACAAAGGGAGTAATATGA
- the hisF gene encoding imidazole glycerol phosphate synthase subunit HisF, protein MTVKRIIPCLDVKNGRVVKGVKFQNLKDKGDPVELAARYEEEGADEIVFLDITASIENRKTLLNVVKDTASVLSIPLTVGGGIRDLNDVADVLSYGADKVSINTAAVNNPKIISRSAEEFGSQCIVVAIDAKRSGDKYLVYTYSGTYNTNLDAVEWAKTVEALGAGEILLTSIDRDGTRLGYDVKLTKSIACAVRLPVIASGGAGSMEHFYEVFVQGYADAALAAGIFHDCIVSIRELKLYLRSKGVEVRL, encoded by the coding sequence ATGACTGTTAAGAGAATAATTCCCTGTCTAGATGTAAAGAATGGAAGGGTAGTCAAGGGTGTAAAGTTCCAGAACTTGAAAGATAAAGGTGATCCAGTAGAGCTTGCTGCTAGATATGAAGAAGAAGGTGCAGATGAGATAGTGTTTCTTGATATAACTGCAAGTATAGAGAATAGAAAGACTTTACTCAATGTTGTTAAAGATACTGCAAGTGTGTTATCAATACCTTTGACTGTTGGAGGAGGTATAAGAGATTTAAATGATGTAGCTGACGTTCTATCATATGGAGCAGATAAAGTAAGCATAAATACAGCTGCAGTAAATAATCCAAAAATAATTTCAAGAAGTGCTGAAGAATTTGGTTCACAGTGTATTGTTGTAGCTATAGACGCTAAGAGGAGTGGCGATAAATACCTTGTATATACGTACTCAGGCACATACAACACAAACCTAGATGCTGTAGAGTGGGCTAAAACCGTTGAAGCCTTAGGGGCAGGCGAAATACTTTTGACCAGTATAGACAGAGATGGAACTAGACTTGGATATGATGTAAAGCTAACTAAAAGTATAGCATGTGCCGTTAGATTACCAGTTATAGCTAGTGGTGGAGCTGGGAGTATGGAGCATTTCTACGAGGTTTTTGTACAAGGTTACGCTGATGCTGCATTAGCTGCCGGTATATTTCATGACTGTATTGTAAGTATAAGGGAACTCAAGCTCTACCTCAGATCCAAAGGTGTTGAGGTCAGATTATGA